Sequence from the Maribellus comscasis genome:
TGCCCCTCAAATATCATCATTCATCACTCCGGGAAAAAAAATATTACCGCCTGGATGACTCCCGAAGTCAGTTTTGAAAATAAAGGATATTGTCTGGAAGATTGTAATCTATGCGGAACAGTCTGCCCCACCGGTTCAATTTCTCCTTTTACTTTAAATGCCAAAAAAAAGTTGTTTATCGGAAGCATAAATATCAGATTAGAAAATTGTTTACTAAGCGATTTTAAAGAATGCGACCGCTGTAAATCAGTTTGCTCCTACAATGCGATTCAGATAGTAGCTGCCCAAAATCTAATGATGAAACCCCTTGCCGATTTGAATAAATGTGTCGGATGCGGAGCCTGCTCAGCCGTTTGTCCAACAGAAACCATTTCGATGATTCCCCTGGAAAAAACAACATCATCCGAAGAAATTCCCCCAAAACACTTATGAATTTTTTTGAGTTAACCCGGCCAAACCGGCTACAATAAAACCACCCAAAACATATCCAATCATTTTCTGAATATAAAACCAGGTCTTTATACCGTTGGCTGAATTACTAAAAATAAACTCACCATATTCTTCATTCAATTCAACAATCGGGAGCGTAGCATCCAGGCTTGCCCAGGCCATTTTGAAATAGTCGGGGCCGGAACTCTGACAGGTAAAAAGCAAAACAAAAAAACCAATACAGGAAAATCCAAGCAACCAAATTAACACCCGGAAATACCTGCCTCCCAGCCCAAAACCAATGGTTGACTGCAGAAGAACCAGACCAAACCAACGCATGTATTCCCGTTTCTTTTTATCGTTTTGTTCCCAGGCTACTGTACGCGATCTCTTTCTTCCGGCGTGTAAAACTGCATTGGCTTTTGAAGGAAAACCCGATTCGTTTAACACTTTCGCCAGGTATTCGTAGGGTTGGGGTGAAAATGTTTTGTCACGTTCCAGCCAATTGATAAACTCCGGTGATTTTCGTTTGGCCATATTTCCCTCACCTGTGGCTCCATATCCGCCTAAGCCGTGATAAGTAAACCCTTCCAGTTCCAACTTATCGGGCCATGAGTTAATCCCTTTGTCCTGAATGGCACCAACAGTGGCGTTCCAGAGAATCATTTCCGATGAACTGCTCCACACCGGGGGAACACTCCTTCCCGACCCCAAACGCAACTCAGAATTTATATTTGTTGAAGTTAATTCCAGGCTCCCCATTTGAGAACCCGAAAAATTTACAGTAGAACCAATATTTGAATAACACAAACTCAGCTTTTTATCTTTATCGAAATAGGCATATTGGGCAAGTAAGTTTTGTTCTATAACAAGATTATCAAAACTCAGGTCACCTTTAAATGTACTGTAATTCAATTCCAGATTTCCGGCTATTTTTCCACTCACCAGGTTTACATCGTTAAATACTGAATATCCTGTCATAAAAACAGCTCCTTCGACTTTTACGGAGTTCATATCCAAAAAACCATTAAAAGTACTCCCACTCATTACAATTGTATTCCCCACGCAAGCCGCACCTAAATTTACTTCTTTAAAACTGGCTCCCGAGTCCATAAACAAAGAATTACCGATTTTTGAAGAATTCAGATTCAGTTTTCCGGAAAAAATAGCGGATGGCATTTCGAGGTTTCCTCCAACTTCGGCATTTACCAGGTTTACCTCCTGAAATTGTGACTCCTGATCCATAAAAACGGACCCTTCAATTTTGGCGGAATTAATATTCACGAGGCCTCCAAAACTACACCCCGACATTTCAAGGTTACCGGCAATGCATATATTTCCCATGTTTACTTTTTGAAATACCGACTTTCCGCGCATAAAAACAAAACCTTCGGTAATCACAGAATTCATATTCAGGTCGCCGTTAAATGTACTTCCCGAAACAGAAATCAGTCCGTTGATCCGGGCACTTCTCATTCCCACTGATTCAAAAACAGCACCACCGTCCATATAGAGCGAACCACCAACTTTTACCGAGTTTAACCCCAGTCTCTGGAAAAATTTGCTCCCAGTCAGTTCAAGGTTACCTGCAATCTCGCCACTGGTTATATTCACCTCCTGGTACTCTGATTTATCCCTTAAAAAACAATTTCCTCCTATTTTTACAGAGCTGATGTTTAAATATCCGGAAACGGTACTGCCTGTCAGTTCAAGATTTCCTGCAATCTCAGCACTGCCAATATCTACTCTTTGAAATTTAGCTCCGTCACGCATAAAAACAGCACTTTCGCCTTTTAAGGAATTCATATCGAGGAAATCGTGAAATTCACTGCCAATCATTGACACTGTTCCTCCTATACGGGCACTTCCCAATTTAAGCATTTCAAAACTGGCGCCATCATCCAAAAAAAGTGATCCCGCAACATTTATGGAATTCATATTTACAGTATCTGAAAATTTGCTTCCACTTAACTCCAGGTTTCCGTCAATTTGAGCGCTGCCAAGATTTACCTTCTGAAATTGTGCATTTTTTCGCATAAAAACAGAACCTTCCACTCTGATAGAATTCATTTCCAGCGCACCATTAAAAGAGCTGCCAATCATCGATATCATACTTCCAATCTGGGCACTTCTCATTTCTACCAGGTTAAAAGTAGCCCCTCCATCCATATACAAAAAACCACCAATTTTTACGGAACTCATTTTTAAGTCTCCGGTAAACGAGCTTCCCGTCATTATCAAATCACTTTCAATCCGGGCATTTCCGAGATAGATATCTTTAAACGAAGTATTTCCACTCATATAAATCGTTCCTTCAACATGAACCGAGCTTACATCGAGAAAATCGTTATACGTGCTCTCCATCAGAAAGAGATTACTGCCAATACGGGCACTGTTCAAATCGATCTGGTTAAAAACCGCATTGCCGGCCATGGAAAGATAACCGCCAATATTGGCCAGGTTCATATCAAGTTTACCGCTAAATGTACTCCCGCTCAATTCGACCATTCCTTCAACAAAAGCATTGGCCAGTTCAACGGCTGTAAAGCTGGCCTTATTCCGGAGATACAAAGAACTTCCTATTTTAATGGAGTTCATATTTACCTTTTGGGTAAAATGGCCGCCATCCATTTCGAGGTTGGCGCCAACCTTTGCACTTATCATATCAACCGCCCCAAGAACAGTAATTTGCTTAAAAGAAACATAACTGTGTAATTGCGCCCCGTTTAAGTCCAGTCCGCCACCTACCCAGGAGTCTTCAAGTGAAAACCAATCGTTTATTTCGAGGTTCATTAATTTTAGCGAGCCCTCAAACCGACAAAACTCAAGCCATAATTGCCAGGATAATTTTACATGCTGGAGATTAACATCCTCTTTAAAGTGTGCACCCTCAATCCGCACACCTTTAAATTTGATCGCACTTTTAAAAAATTCCTCATTTAACAGTGTCTCCAAAAAAGCAGCTGATAAAACTCTTTTTTCATCTTTGCGATTCCATTCTTTTTCTGCTTTAGGATTGAGGTTTCTGTTGAATTTTTTATTAAAGCTGGCAATACGTCCTGCGCGGATTTCGTCCCAAACCCAACATTCGGCATCTGACCATTCCTTTCTGAACCGGTTTTCAATTGAATCTGACATTGCAGGTAATTT
This genomic interval carries:
- a CDS encoding leucine-rich repeat protein; protein product: MSDSIENRFRKEWSDAECWVWDEIRAGRIASFNKKFNRNLNPKAEKEWNRKDEKRVLSAAFLETLLNEEFFKSAIKFKGVRIEGAHFKEDVNLQHVKLSWQLWLEFCRFEGSLKLMNLEINDWFSLEDSWVGGGLDLNGAQLHSYVSFKQITVLGAVDMISAKVGANLEMDGGHFTQKVNMNSIKIGSSLYLRNKASFTAVELANAFVEGMVELSGSTFSGKLDMNLANIGGYLSMAGNAVFNQIDLNSARIGSNLFLMESTYNDFLDVSSVHVEGTIYMSGNTSFKDIYLGNARIESDLIMTGSSFTGDLKMSSVKIGGFLYMDGGATFNLVEMRSAQIGSMISMIGSSFNGALEMNSIRVEGSVFMRKNAQFQKVNLGSAQIDGNLELSGSKFSDTVNMNSINVAGSLFLDDGASFEMLKLGSARIGGTVSMIGSEFHDFLDMNSLKGESAVFMRDGAKFQRVDIGSAEIAGNLELTGSTVSGYLNISSVKIGGNCFLRDKSEYQEVNITSGEIAGNLELTGSKFFQRLGLNSVKVGGSLYMDGGAVFESVGMRSARINGLISVSGSTFNGDLNMNSVITEGFVFMRGKSVFQKVNMGNICIAGNLEMSGCSFGGLVNINSAKIEGSVFMDQESQFQEVNLVNAEVGGNLEMPSAIFSGKLNLNSSKIGNSLFMDSGASFKEVNLGAACVGNTIVMSGSTFNGFLDMNSVKVEGAVFMTGYSVFNDVNLVSGKIAGNLELNYSTFKGDLSFDNLVIEQNLLAQYAYFDKDKKLSLCYSNIGSTVNFSGSQMGSLELTSTNINSELRLGSGRSVPPVWSSSSEMILWNATVGAIQDKGINSWPDKLELEGFTYHGLGGYGATGEGNMAKRKSPEFINWLERDKTFSPQPYEYLAKVLNESGFPSKANAVLHAGRKRSRTVAWEQNDKKKREYMRWFGLVLLQSTIGFGLGGRYFRVLIWLLGFSCIGFFVLLFTCQSSGPDYFKMAWASLDATLPIVELNEEYGEFIFSNSANGIKTWFYIQKMIGYVLGGFIVAGLAGLTQKNS